A genomic stretch from Vibrio neptunius includes:
- a CDS encoding ABC transporter permease translates to MNQTATAPSRWERFKQSDFLYYFKRDKVAMASFTVFMLFLVMALAAPVLSPTDPYDLSSIDIMDSELPPSWMEEGDERFLLGTDEQGRDILSTILYGSRLSLTIGFLAVGLQLVLGIIIGLSAGYFGGRIDSFLMRFADVQLSFSTMMVAIIVSAIFKASFGSDFYSQYAVVMLVVIIGVAEWPQYARTIRASVLAEKKKEYVEAARVMGFKAPRIMFRHILPNCLSPILVISTVQVANAIMSEAALSFLGLGLPVDQPSLGALISIGFNYIFSGAWWITAFPGIVLVTLVLVINLLGDWLRDVFNPKIYKG, encoded by the coding sequence ATGAACCAGACAGCAACTGCTCCTTCTCGTTGGGAGCGTTTTAAACAATCGGATTTCTTGTATTACTTCAAGCGTGACAAAGTCGCGATGGCAAGTTTTACCGTGTTCATGCTTTTCTTAGTGATGGCTTTGGCTGCACCAGTGCTATCACCCACTGACCCATACGACTTGTCGTCGATTGATATTATGGACTCAGAACTGCCACCATCATGGATGGAAGAGGGCGATGAGCGATTCCTACTGGGTACCGATGAGCAGGGACGTGATATTCTATCGACCATTCTCTATGGCTCACGTTTGTCACTGACCATCGGCTTTTTGGCGGTAGGTCTACAACTGGTACTTGGTATCATCATTGGTTTGTCAGCGGGTTATTTTGGCGGTCGTATCGATAGCTTCCTGATGCGTTTTGCCGACGTACAGCTTTCGTTTTCTACCATGATGGTCGCCATCATCGTATCGGCCATTTTCAAAGCCAGCTTTGGTAGTGACTTTTACAGCCAATATGCTGTCGTGATGTTGGTGGTGATTATTGGTGTTGCAGAATGGCCGCAATACGCGCGAACTATTCGTGCTTCAGTATTGGCTGAGAAGAAGAAAGAATATGTCGAAGCGGCGCGTGTGATGGGCTTTAAAGCGCCACGTATCATGTTCCGCCACATTCTACCCAACTGTCTGTCACCCATCTTAGTGATTTCGACGGTACAGGTGGCAAATGCCATCATGTCTGAAGCGGCACTTTCTTTCCTTGGCTTAGGTTTACCTGTAGACCAACCATCATTGGGTGCGCTAATCAGTATTGGTTTTAACTACATCTTCTCTGGAGCGTGGTGGATCACCGCCTTCCCAGGCATCGTATTGGTAACATTAGTATTAGTTATCAACCTGTTGGGTGACTGGTTACGTGATGTATTTAACCCGAAAATCTACAAAGGGTGA
- a CDS encoding MFS transporter — MSLTWKQRTSAVLGNAMEFYDIAVFASISMYISQLFATQGIEHSELVVWGVFALRFLVRPFGGVVIGRYADKYGRKRALVFCNLLTGIATVSMAFVPVDTVGQYVVVVFLLFQMIQAFSFGGEYPTLINYLLYDAKQSERSRVSSLIVASSIVGVIISLLIVASLEHYLTAEEMSAWGWRVPLLVGVANIIVSLYLRLSLPELPKAEAVASKSSSQIIAKVFCISILGAVVFYVQNLASGILGKAMGIENLALINASVLVVLLFVLSFIVDKASSPQQGFKIGALFMLFAAVPLFALLGSSIFIWQALAVLGISTLAAIILGNLAALLWQQSANQTTSLGIGYNIALSIFGGLTPLIVAEAMSFSAIYVGVYVALATLPGLAVLYRFNTPAHPEPVHSA; from the coding sequence ATGTCACTCACCTGGAAGCAGCGCACCAGTGCTGTCCTTGGTAATGCCATGGAGTTTTATGATATCGCTGTATTCGCATCGATATCGATGTACATTTCCCAGCTTTTCGCCACCCAAGGTATTGAGCACTCAGAGCTGGTGGTGTGGGGCGTTTTTGCCTTACGTTTTTTGGTCAGGCCTTTTGGCGGTGTTGTTATCGGTCGCTACGCCGACAAATACGGCCGCAAGCGGGCACTGGTTTTTTGTAACCTACTGACGGGAATAGCCACCGTCTCAATGGCGTTTGTCCCTGTCGACACCGTTGGACAGTACGTGGTGGTGGTTTTCTTGTTGTTCCAGATGATTCAAGCGTTTAGCTTTGGTGGTGAATACCCGACCTTGATCAACTATCTTCTTTACGATGCGAAGCAATCCGAACGTTCACGTGTCAGTAGCTTGATTGTTGCCAGCTCGATTGTCGGTGTGATTATTTCCCTGCTTATTGTGGCAAGCTTAGAGCACTACTTAACAGCAGAAGAGATGAGCGCTTGGGGGTGGCGAGTACCGCTACTAGTCGGAGTTGCCAACATCATCGTCAGCTTGTACTTGCGTCTTTCTCTGCCTGAATTGCCCAAAGCAGAAGCGGTGGCAAGCAAGTCGAGCAGCCAGATCATTGCCAAAGTGTTTTGTATCTCCATTCTTGGCGCGGTGGTGTTCTATGTGCAGAATCTGGCCAGTGGCATTTTGGGTAAAGCCATGGGCATTGAGAACCTTGCGCTGATCAACGCATCAGTGCTGGTTGTCTTGCTGTTCGTGTTGTCGTTTATCGTCGACAAAGCCTCTTCACCACAGCAAGGATTCAAAATCGGCGCCTTATTTATGCTGTTCGCAGCAGTGCCACTGTTTGCCTTACTCGGATCCAGTATCTTCATCTGGCAAGCGCTCGCGGTGTTGGGTATCAGTACGTTGGCAGCGATCATTCTCGGTAATTTGGCCGCGCTGTTATGGCAGCAATCCGCCAACCAAACCACCAGCTTGGGCATTGGTTACAACATCGCCCTGTCTATTTTTGGTGGCTTAACCCCATTAATTGTGGCCGAAGCGATGTCATTCAGTGCCATCTATGTTGGTGTGTATGTGGCGCTCGCCACCTTACCGGGGCTCGCGGTACTGTACCGTTTTAATACCCCAGCGCACCCAGAGCCGGTTCACTCGGCATAG
- the gorA gene encoding glutathione-disulfide reductase codes for MATHFDYICIGGGSGGIASANRAAMYGAKVALIEAQDLGGTCVNVGCVPKKVMWHGAQVAEAMNLYAEDYGFDVDVKGFDWNKLVESRQAYIGRIHQSYDRVLGNNKVNVIKGFAKFVDEKTVEVNGEHYTADHILIAVGGRPTIPNIPGAEHGIDSNGFFELNEQPKRVAVIGAGYIAVEIAGVLSALGTDTHLFCRKESPLRSFDPMIIETLVEVMEAEGPTLHTHSVPKEVVKEADGSLTLHLENGNSQNVDTLIWAIGRHPATDAINLASTGVETNDRGYIKVDEYQQTNVSGIYCVGDIMEGGIELTPVAVKAGRQLSERLFNNKPEAKMDYNLVPTVVFSHPPIGTIGLTTQEAEEMYGKDNIKVYTSGFTAMYTAVTKHRQPCKMKLVCAGEKETVVGLHGIGFTVDEMIQGFGVAMKMGATKADFDSVVAIHPTGSEEFVTMR; via the coding sequence ATGGCGACTCATTTTGACTATATCTGTATCGGTGGCGGTAGTGGTGGTATTGCTTCAGCAAACCGAGCAGCGATGTATGGTGCTAAAGTTGCGCTGATTGAAGCTCAGGATCTAGGCGGCACGTGTGTAAACGTAGGTTGTGTACCGAAGAAAGTCATGTGGCATGGTGCTCAGGTGGCTGAAGCGATGAACCTGTACGCTGAAGACTACGGCTTTGATGTTGATGTAAAAGGCTTCGACTGGAACAAGCTGGTTGAAAGTCGTCAGGCTTACATCGGTCGTATTCACCAATCTTACGATCGCGTACTGGGCAACAACAAAGTCAATGTTATTAAAGGCTTCGCTAAGTTTGTTGACGAGAAAACCGTTGAAGTAAACGGCGAACACTACACCGCCGACCACATCCTGATTGCCGTAGGTGGCCGCCCAACAATTCCTAACATCCCAGGGGCAGAACACGGCATCGATTCAAACGGTTTCTTCGAACTGAACGAGCAACCAAAACGCGTCGCGGTTATTGGCGCGGGTTACATCGCGGTTGAAATTGCTGGCGTACTGAGCGCGCTTGGCACAGACACTCATCTATTCTGTCGTAAAGAATCACCACTGCGCAGCTTTGATCCAATGATCATCGAGACGCTGGTTGAAGTGATGGAAGCCGAAGGCCCAACACTGCACACCCACTCAGTACCAAAAGAAGTGGTTAAGGAAGCCGATGGCAGCCTAACGCTTCACCTAGAGAACGGTAATTCTCAAAACGTCGATACGTTGATCTGGGCGATTGGCCGTCATCCAGCAACTGACGCTATCAACCTAGCATCAACGGGTGTTGAAACCAATGACCGTGGTTACATCAAGGTCGATGAATACCAGCAGACCAATGTGTCTGGCATCTACTGTGTCGGTGATATCATGGAAGGTGGTATCGAGCTAACGCCAGTGGCCGTTAAAGCAGGTCGCCAGCTATCTGAGCGTCTGTTTAACAACAAGCCAGAAGCTAAGATGGACTACAACCTAGTACCAACGGTGGTCTTTAGCCACCCGCCAATCGGCACTATCGGCCTCACAACCCAAGAAGCGGAAGAGATGTACGGCAAAGACAACATCAAAGTCTACACATCTGGCTTTACCGCCATGTACACCGCGGTCACTAAGCATCGTCAACCATGTAAAATGAAACTGGTCTGTGCTGGTGAAAAAGAAACCGTCGTCGGACTACACGGTATCGGCTTCACGGTCGATGAAATGATCCAAGGTTTCGGCGTGGCGATGAAGATGGGTGCAACCAAAGCCGACTTCGACTCTGTGGTAGCTATCCACCCAACGGGCTCAGAAGAGTTTGTTACTATGAGATAA
- a CDS encoding VOC family protein, with amino-acid sequence MSGQFHHVSLTVSDLVASQDFYALFGYQLERRYRDAQVTIHMLENQGSRIELFQFSGDVLAPEPQPLIALKTVGITHFALRVNDLEALHRKLSEVTNITTIYNARLGRFRYFFCSDPDGNQLELIEE; translated from the coding sequence ATGTCTGGACAGTTTCATCACGTATCGTTAACGGTCAGCGATTTAGTCGCCAGCCAAGATTTCTATGCATTGTTTGGTTATCAGCTTGAACGACGTTATCGGGATGCGCAGGTCACCATTCATATGTTGGAAAACCAAGGCTCGAGAATCGAGCTTTTTCAATTTTCTGGGGACGTTTTGGCCCCAGAACCTCAACCATTGATCGCGTTAAAAACAGTGGGCATCACCCATTTCGCTTTGCGGGTCAATGATCTTGAAGCCTTACATAGAAAATTATCGGAAGTCACCAACATCACGACTATTTACAACGCTAGGCTAGGTCGTTTCCGTTACTTTTTCTGTTCAGACCCCGATGGAAATCAATTAGAACTTATAGAGGAGTAA
- a CDS encoding SPOR domain-containing protein: MGTRMAVKSKRPLLALMSFAVFALPMLSAPTYAEEFLCDATQASSASLPVLDAACPIGKGMWGKQQPKGQSSYFWIQCGVFGQPLALPEAKQVYQHISTDIWAKQEGNTYRCLIGPYKAFSEAKADLAKVKQLPNYQQAFIREIVKGAPAVKAASVARAVTKSKPTPAMKVAQQKTTILPPPSKPEPKAAAKPQSEPSREKGVSVRQHTIINGVEYKVPYAMFGNDQFYMEHELPWNRMDYEMAYKTCYRMGMRLATANEWQALLNAKVMSRDKWPMHLPYWGAERTGLFYSGKVNQLKGTSLLNVMCVK; the protein is encoded by the coding sequence ATGGGAACGAGAATGGCTGTTAAATCTAAGCGACCTTTGTTAGCACTGATGAGCTTTGCGGTATTCGCTTTGCCTATGTTGTCCGCCCCGACCTACGCTGAAGAATTTCTCTGTGATGCGACTCAAGCTTCCAGTGCCTCTTTGCCAGTATTAGATGCCGCTTGCCCAATAGGTAAAGGGATGTGGGGCAAACAGCAGCCGAAAGGGCAGTCGTCTTACTTTTGGATTCAGTGTGGGGTGTTTGGCCAACCCTTGGCTTTGCCTGAAGCGAAGCAAGTGTATCAACATATCAGTACCGATATTTGGGCCAAGCAAGAAGGCAATACTTACCGTTGTTTGATTGGGCCTTACAAAGCGTTCTCCGAAGCAAAGGCGGATCTGGCCAAAGTCAAACAGTTGCCAAATTACCAACAAGCCTTTATACGTGAAATCGTCAAAGGTGCGCCTGCTGTTAAAGCGGCGAGCGTGGCACGCGCAGTGACAAAGTCTAAGCCGACGCCTGCGATGAAAGTGGCGCAGCAAAAGACAACAATACTTCCACCACCCAGCAAGCCTGAGCCTAAAGCCGCTGCAAAGCCTCAGTCAGAGCCCTCACGGGAAAAAGGGGTGTCGGTTCGTCAGCACACCATCATCAATGGCGTTGAGTACAAGGTGCCCTACGCGATGTTTGGGAACGATCAGTTCTATATGGAACATGAATTGCCTTGGAATCGCATGGACTATGAGATGGCGTATAAAACTTGCTATCGAATGGGAATGCGTTTGGCGACCGCAAACGAATGGCAAGCTTTGCTCAATGCAAAGGTGATGTCACGCGACAAGTGGCCCATGCACTTGCCGTATTGGGGCGCAGAGCGTACTGGGCTTTTCTATAGTGGTAAAGTCAATCAGCTCAAAGGCACATCGCTGCTGAATGTCATGTGTGTTAAGTAA
- a CDS encoding response regulator, with product MKILIVDDSKATLEIVRRALENFGYRRLSIQKTDSALDALEQVKQSQPEIVLTDWYMPDMTGLTLIEEIKKLDLGVKMGMITTVDDQVQINQAKAAGASFVLSKPFNDKELHRKLLPLVQGAEESERALDNINSVQKELALPKLSQLEKLLKREVSDRLVLNNIRQQSFDESKIPCLLAVYEDGETQRPRAVAILDIYAICVFARCNAAISKQDLQRAVHSKLVSKDILDTCQQVLDKSSLAFLDGNSRKSLRLKNVSFVPSAFEKLEALYSKEADKRVDFSCQLEDMAQGKVTLIGF from the coding sequence GTGAAGATTCTTATTGTTGATGACAGCAAAGCCACATTAGAAATTGTCAGGCGAGCCTTAGAGAATTTTGGTTACCGTCGTTTGTCTATTCAGAAAACCGACAGTGCCCTTGATGCTCTGGAACAAGTGAAACAATCGCAGCCCGAAATCGTCCTGACCGACTGGTACATGCCTGATATGACGGGGCTTACCTTAATTGAGGAAATCAAAAAACTCGACTTGGGTGTCAAGATGGGCATGATCACGACCGTCGATGACCAAGTACAGATCAATCAAGCCAAAGCAGCGGGTGCCAGCTTTGTGTTGTCCAAACCTTTCAATGACAAAGAGCTGCATCGTAAACTCTTACCCTTAGTGCAGGGAGCAGAAGAAAGCGAACGCGCGTTAGACAACATCAATAGTGTCCAGAAAGAACTGGCTTTACCTAAGTTGTCCCAACTGGAAAAGCTGTTGAAAAGGGAAGTCAGCGATCGCCTAGTGTTGAACAATATCCGTCAGCAATCGTTTGATGAGAGCAAAATCCCGTGCCTACTCGCGGTATACGAAGATGGCGAAACACAAAGACCACGTGCCGTCGCGATTCTCGACATCTATGCGATTTGTGTATTCGCGCGCTGCAACGCTGCGATAAGCAAGCAGGACCTGCAAAGAGCAGTGCACAGTAAGCTGGTGAGCAAAGACATCCTCGATACCTGCCAGCAGGTGCTAGACAAATCCTCGCTGGCCTTTCTTGACGGTAACTCACGCAAGAGTCTGCGATTGAAAAACGTCAGCTTTGTCCCCTCTGCGTTTGAAAAACTGGAAGCCTTGTACAGTAAAGAGGCCGATAAGAGAGTTGATTTTTCTTGTCAGCTTGAAGACATGGCGCAAGGTAAGGTGACCTTAATCGGCTTCTAA